The Setaria viridis chromosome 6, Setaria_viridis_v4.0, whole genome shotgun sequence genome includes the window AGAACTATATGATGTGCATGCAACTGTTATTTACAAATGTACATGCCTCTCCTAGTGATGCTGAAAAATTCAACAGCTGAGCCCAGTTGATGCAGATAATGGCGCTGTGCCtgatcaagaaaaaaaacagacaaGAATCAGCCAGGTAAGACCAACTACTTCGTGTGATAAGAAAATCAATGAGAAGCTGACTATAAGTGTGCTAATGAACTGCAACAGTGAAAAGGCACAAATGGAAAAAACTTGAAGGtgttcagaaaaaagaaattgtTCAGTTCTGATAAACTTGGCAAAGAGGAGCGACAAGGTGTATAGCAACATTTCCCATGTCCATTTGTTAGCAAATTTTATTTGGCCAACAGAACTTGCCTACCAAAAATGCTAACATCATTAGCATAATGACACCTACAAGAAAGTTAAGATGGGACTTCACAATTACAGTCACAACATTTAACAGTTCAAGGCTCAGGACAAGGCTTCTGGAGCTCAAAATCTCTACTCTACAGTGGGGAGCAGGGTGGTTAACAGGCAGAAATCCCTGAGACCTTGATAGATGTTTCCCTTACAGAACAGATCCTTCATATATGTTGGGAGTAAAATCTTTATTTTCCATTGGAACTTAcccctaagggggtgtttggatacaccgaactaaactttagtccctgtcacatcagatgtttgcacactaattaggagtattaaatataatctaatgataaaactaattgcataaatgagggctaattcgcgagacgaatctattaagcctaattagtccatgattagcccatgtgatgctacagtaaacatgtgttaattatggattaactaggcttaatagattcatctcgcgaattagccctcgtttatgcaattagttttataattagttcacgtttagtccttctaattggtatccaaacatccgatgtgacccgaactaaaaattagtccatggatccaaacaccacctaagttGGCTGTCTACAGTATTATCATGATGAAATTGTTGAAAGTACAAGTGTACAACTGATACATTCAGTAAAAGGCACAGCTCTGATTTTTTAAATTACACCAGAGGCCAGAGGAGTTcagattcagaaaaaaaaatggccaTGCCTCAAACTAAACCCAAATCTAGAGCATTCTAGCTGTCCACATGGATACTAAATTCCTCACCTCCCATTTGACAAAAATTCCTAATGACAACGTAAGAGAAATTTTATTTGAGAGACTAGCTAGTAGTTATTCCTGAACAAAAATTCTTAGTAGTGTTGTCAGAAACAATATTAAATAGTCAAGCAAACATCAATCACCTTTTCGGATCATAAACCCTTACAGAACATGGTGTGTCAACCAGCAGTGCATACTGCATATTACAGATCTTTGGTTCCTCAAGCATACAACAACAAAATTATAGTATCAGGACATCAAAACAGTACCAGCAAGACCATCTAGCACCAGAGAGGCAGAGACCAGACAGCCAAATGGCCAATGCAGTTGCAATAATCCATTCCTTCTACATACTACTCATTTCAACACTCAATAGTCATGGAAGTATCAGATGCATGACTGGTAAACAACATGTGGATAAATGATTTTACCTACTTGGTGAGCGTATGAACATAAGCCTGAACTGCTGACTAAGCGGGTGTAGCTGAGATGTTGTAGCGACTGCGCAAGCCATCAATAGCCCTCTCCGCCGACTTTGCTATCTCCGTGACAGTCACCTTGCACACTGGCCACCACCAACAAAATCAGAACTCAACCTCAACAGGTCGATGGGAAACACATGTAatagaaccaaaattcagagAGTTTTTTTGTGTCCATCCAAAGTACCACGAGATGTAGATGCCTGCACCTCAGCCACGAACTTCTTGTACGAGTTCTGCGATCCACAGAAAGCATGAGAAATTCAGAATTCACACCAGCAAGTGACCAATTACAGTATCAATTACGACAACGACAAGTCAGTAAACAGCAAACGAGATCGGAGGTACAGGGTACCTTCACCACCTCGGTGCGCTCGGTGATCTTGTCAGCCACCTTCTTGTGCTCCttgtccgcctcctccgccagcTGCAGGCAACCATGCGTCTGCATCTGAACACGCAAGCGGCAGCAGGCGAAACCACATCACATTTAATTGCGCGATCGAACTGATGGAAGCGACGAGGTGAGAGGGCGGAACGGGGGAAGACAGCCGGGGACCACCCACCTTGACGCGCTTGGAGAGGCGGGAGTGGGACGCCTCGAGGTCCCGGACGGAGTCGCCGTGGAGCGCGTCGAGGCGGCGCTTGAGGGAGTCGAGGTGGGACGCGGCGAGGCTCCTCAGGTCGCCGATGGTGGACATGGCTGCGGGGGCCGCGAGAGGGGAGGCCGCGGGGGAGGCGAGTGGGGAGCTCCTTGACCTGGGCTtcgccggcgagcgcgagggCGAGTCCGAGAAGAAGCTGAGGTCGACCGCGGGGGAGGacgtgccgctgccgccggcggacggcgaggagccGCCGGAGAGCAGGGAGGCGGGGCTGGGCTTCGCCTTGGGCGCGGCCCTGGTCCTGGGCTTCGGCTTCGCCTTGGGcttggaggcggcggtggctgcttTCGCCTTTCTCATCGCTGCCGGCTTCCGCGTGGGTGGGAGAAggaatttgaaatttgaactgGAGGTGGACAGGTGGTGGAAGAGAAGGGAGAGCAGGATTCATAAACGCGACGGGCCACGAGGCCATTGCGTCTGGTTCGTGGGACCCGGTTAAGGTGAGCCCCACCATGCAGTGAATGGAACCGATGGACTCCCGGAACGGAACGGCTCGCGCCAGCTGCCAGGTGGGACCCGCACAGCATGCGTCCTATCCTACTCCCACGTCAGTCTCCCAAAATTTCCTTCATGTTGAATGGGAACGTGGTTGCGTAAGCGAAATGGCAGCAAATAGAACACCAGAGAATCAGAGATTACAACAACGGTCTCCCAGAAAGAAATGAACGAAATACACACAAGCAGCACCACATATCCAGCAACAACTTCTAGGCGTCTATAAAAGGACTGGCGCTTTATGATTCAGTTCAAGTTTTTACCAAATTCTAGCAGATTTGGATACCGAAACCACCAAAACCACGTTTCCAAACAGGAATTTTGGTTAAAGGATAATAAAAATGCAAAAATCCTCCCGTTCTGCATACGTGCATCAGATGAGTTTGAATCCAATCAAAAGACGGATTTTAGCATACGAAAACATTATCCATCCAGAGTAAAATcaaagggtgtcctgcatcagCCAGGCCCATGAGCCAGTACCGAGCTAGCCCAGCGCGGCTCTCGGGATGCAGAGATGTAGTTTGGTGAAAACGTATCTATTGGGTCAGCTTTCACTTAGATGTTGATTGGTAGTCTATATAGATTGGTGGGTTTATCTTGCACATGAAATCTGGTAAGACTACCATCCAGCATTTTCCCAATTTAGTGATGCCTCTTTGCCTCTTCTTCTCTCTCGGCGGTGGATGCAACACAACAACCGGCAAGCCCAGAGCTGATTGACAAAGGTGGTGGGACGCTGGAGTAAATTGATTCAATGAAGAGCCACGCGCGGGAGGCCTGTGGAGATGGCAGATTGGCAACGACTCGTCGCGAGACCGCCACCACAGGCCACAGCAGGGCCGTGCACCTAGAGCCATCGCCCCGCGCCGGCAAGCTGCACAACCGAAGGTCCAAGGCACGGCTATCCCTCCCTTAGGCGGCGGTGGACCATGCCTCTCTTGATCCAACCAAATAAGGAGACAATTCCATAGCTGATTCGATAGACACTCAATTGCATCATGAACACCAACACAAACTAAAAATTAATTTGGAAGGAAAGCAATGGAACGACA containing:
- the LOC117860055 gene encoding uncharacterized protein isoform X1, yielding MRKAKAATAASKPKAKPKPRTRAAPKAKPSPASLLSGGSSPSAGGSGTSSPAVDLSFFSDSPSRSPAKPRSRSSPLASPAASPLAAPAAMSTIGDLRSLAASHLDSLKRRLDALHGDSVRDLEASHSRLSKRVKMQTHGCLQLAEEADKEHKKVADKITERTEVVKNSYKKFVAEVQASTSRVCKVTVTEIAKSAERAIDGLRSRYNISATPA
- the LOC117860055 gene encoding uncharacterized protein isoform X2, whose amino-acid sequence is MRKAKAATAASKPKAKPKPRTRAAPKAKPSPASLLSGGSSPSAGGSGTSSPAVDLSFFSDSPSRSPAKPRSRSSPLASPAASPLAAPAAMSTIGDLRSLAASHLDSLKRRLDALHGDSVRDLEASHSRLSKRVKMQTHGCLQLAEEADKEHKKVADKITERTENSYKKFVAEVQASTSRVCKVTVTEIAKSAERAIDGLRSRYNISATPA